The following coding sequences lie in one Thermosulfuriphilus ammonigenes genomic window:
- the lgt gene encoding prolipoprotein diacylglyceryl transferase, whose translation MLPYPRIDPEIFRIGPLSIRWYGLMYVVGFLSAYLLVKRELLRLGEARRITRLDSLLFYLIIGLVVGARLGYVLFYNLDYYLAHPLEIPATWHGGMSFHGGLLGAILAGWLWCRRHNEDFFFWADRFVLPAPIGLGLGRIANFINGELYGRVSQVPWAMVFPQGGPLPRHPSQLYEAILEGPILLAIMWRARRKKWPSGVQLAVFLISYALLRFLVEFFREPDPQLGFVLGFLTMGQILSLAMLIAGGLLFRWRLTAIQQVG comes from the coding sequence ATGCTTCCTTACCCTCGGATCGACCCGGAGATCTTCCGTATCGGCCCTCTTTCTATCCGCTGGTACGGCCTGATGTATGTGGTGGGCTTTCTGAGCGCCTACCTCTTGGTAAAAAGGGAACTCCTCAGGCTAGGAGAGGCCAGAAGGATTACCCGGCTTGACTCCCTTCTCTTCTATCTGATTATCGGCCTGGTGGTCGGGGCTCGACTTGGCTATGTCTTATTCTACAATCTAGACTACTACCTCGCCCACCCTCTGGAGATACCGGCCACTTGGCATGGAGGAATGTCTTTTCACGGTGGCCTTCTGGGGGCCATCTTGGCCGGATGGCTCTGGTGCAGGCGCCACAATGAAGATTTCTTTTTTTGGGCGGATCGTTTTGTACTTCCGGCACCCATTGGCCTGGGGCTGGGACGAATCGCCAACTTTATAAATGGAGAACTCTATGGTCGGGTAAGCCAGGTTCCCTGGGCCATGGTATTCCCCCAGGGAGGGCCACTCCCCAGACACCCCTCTCAACTCTATGAAGCCATTCTGGAAGGCCCGATCCTCTTGGCTATCATGTGGCGGGCGCGTCGGAAAAAATGGCCCAGTGGAGTCCAACTGGCTGTCTTTCTGATCAGCTACGCCCTTCTCCGCTTTTTGGTAGAGTTTTTCCGAGAACCTGACCCCCAGCTAGGCTTTGTCTTGGGATTCCTGACTATGGGCCAGATCCTCAGTCTGGCTATGCTGATAGCCGGAGGTCTCCTGTTCAGATGGCGCCTGACGGCGATCCAGCAAGTAGGTTGA
- a CDS encoding DnaJ family domain-containing protein, with product MGILQVFEKIAERRIQEAMERGEFENLEGKGKPLVLEDLSHVPEELRMAYKILKNAGYLPPEVQLMKEIKTTEDLLDHLEDEGTKYRQIKKLNLLITKLNLMRRRPVNLEKEQVYYEKIVAKVRVRRRS from the coding sequence ATGGGGATCTTGCAAGTCTTTGAAAAGATCGCCGAACGTCGTATTCAGGAAGCCATGGAGCGGGGAGAGTTTGAGAATCTTGAAGGAAAGGGCAAACCTTTGGTTCTAGAAGACCTCTCCCACGTGCCTGAAGAGCTGCGCATGGCTTACAAGATCCTTAAAAACGCTGGTTATCTGCCCCCTGAAGTCCAATTGATGAAGGAGATAAAGACCACCGAAGACCTCCTCGACCATCTAGAAGATGAAGGCACCAAGTACCGGCAGATAAAAAAGCTCAACCTTCTAATTACCAAGCTCAACCTGATGCGCCGGCGCCCGGTTAACCTTGAAAAAGAACAGGTCTACTACGAAAAGATTGTGGCCAAAGTCAGGGTTCGCCGGCGCTCTTGA
- a CDS encoding tetratricopeptide repeat protein: protein MEKDSTRGPEPSFHQRWVKLAEKYLREIIIVVVVAVIGAAAWGLYNHQKAQQAAEASLRLTTAEAKSPQEYRQVLKDIVKKYPHTGAATLARIMLAEGYRQDQQYKKAQEELKSALKTASKANQPFLLLGLGYLYEDEEDYHQAASYYQKALSFGEGIEEIVYLDLARVQEASGQIQAALSAYEKLIERKPFGQRLFFVEAKLAELQQKIKKGGL, encoded by the coding sequence ATGGAGAAGGACAGTACCAGGGGCCCGGAGCCGTCTTTTCATCAGCGGTGGGTAAAACTTGCCGAAAAGTATCTCCGAGAGATTATTATTGTTGTCGTTGTGGCCGTTATTGGTGCCGCAGCTTGGGGGCTCTACAATCACCAAAAGGCCCAGCAGGCGGCCGAAGCCTCACTGAGATTGACCACGGCCGAGGCCAAAAGCCCTCAAGAATACCGCCAGGTCCTTAAAGATATTGTCAAGAAATATCCTCACACCGGTGCCGCCACCCTGGCTAGAATCATGCTTGCTGAGGGTTATCGCCAAGATCAGCAGTATAAAAAGGCCCAGGAAGAACTTAAATCCGCCTTGAAGACTGCCTCAAAGGCCAATCAGCCCTTTCTTCTTTTGGGGCTTGGCTACCTTTATGAAGACGAAGAAGATTACCACCAGGCCGCTTCTTATTACCAGAAGGCCCTTTCCTTCGGAGAGGGAATTGAGGAAATTGTCTATCTTGACTTAGCCCGAGTTCAGGAGGCCTCTGGCCAGATTCAAGCAGCCTTATCGGCCTATGAGAAACTTATAGAGCGAAAGCCCTTTGGTCAGCGGCTTTTCTTTGTCGAGGCCAAGCTTGCTGAACTTCAGCAGAAGATCAAAAAAGGAGGCCTGTGA
- a CDS encoding flavin reductase family protein, whose product MGRQQIITKGITQGVYVVTVRAKDKINGMTAAWVSQVSFKPAYLMVAIAPQRYTYGLIQESGYFCLNALKEGQIDLAKHFGFKSGRQEDKFQGIDFLSALKGSPVLKEAFAYYECEVVSTCEAGDHVLFIGEVVDCAIQDEAAKPLIFRWDDYFGSK is encoded by the coding sequence ATGGGCAGACAACAAATCATCACCAAGGGTATAACCCAGGGGGTCTATGTAGTTACCGTAAGGGCCAAAGATAAAATCAACGGCATGACCGCAGCCTGGGTAAGTCAGGTCTCCTTCAAACCTGCCTACCTGATGGTGGCTATTGCCCCTCAGCGATACACTTACGGGCTTATCCAAGAAAGTGGCTACTTTTGCCTTAATGCCCTTAAGGAGGGCCAGATAGATCTGGCCAAGCACTTTGGATTCAAGAGCGGCCGTCAGGAGGATAAATTTCAGGGGATAGATTTTCTTAGTGCCCTAAAGGGGTCGCCAGTCCTCAAGGAGGCCTTTGCCTATTACGAATGTGAGGTGGTCTCTACCTGTGAGGCGGGAGACCACGTTCTTTTTATTGGTGAAGTGGTTGACTGCGCTATCCAAGACGAGGCGGCCAAACCTCTTATCTTTCGTTGGGACGACTACTTTGGTTCCAAGTAA
- a CDS encoding HNH endonuclease — protein MSKNGILSEKVLVLNRYYQAIQITTVLKAICQLFKGNARVITPDWTTHTLEEWVEASNFYDNGRLIRSPSLAIMAPEAIILNRYDRLPRSEVVFSRANLFIRDNFTCQYCGRSVRSAKDRTIDHIIPKSRGGKTVWGNVVLCCRKCNLKKGDRTPEEAGMKLLKRPTAPKWQQILLEEFPEHKRGIWKDFLEFAGLFR, from the coding sequence ATGAGTAAAAATGGAATCCTTTCTGAAAAGGTATTAGTCCTTAATCGTTATTACCAGGCCATCCAGATAACTACTGTGCTCAAGGCCATCTGTCAGCTTTTCAAAGGCAATGCCCGGGTAATCACCCCAGATTGGACTACCCACACCCTGGAGGAGTGGGTTGAGGCCTCCAACTTCTACGACAACGGCCGGCTCATCCGCAGTCCCAGCCTGGCCATTATGGCCCCGGAGGCCATCATTCTCAATCGCTACGATCGTTTACCTCGCTCCGAAGTGGTCTTTAGCCGGGCTAATCTTTTTATTCGTGACAATTTCACCTGCCAGTATTGTGGTCGGAGTGTCCGTTCGGCCAAAGACCGGACCATCGATCATATAATCCCCAAGAGCCGGGGAGGGAAAACGGTTTGGGGCAACGTGGTCCTTTGTTGCCGTAAATGCAACCTCAAAAAGGGAGACCGGACCCCAGAGGAGGCTGGCATGAAGCTTCTCAAAAGGCCAACCGCTCCCAAATGGCAGCAGATCCTCCTTGAGGAGTTTCCCGAACACAAGCGAGGTATCTGGAAAGATTTTCTAGAATTTGCTGGCCTGTTTCGCTAA
- a CDS encoding MarR family winged helix-turn-helix transcriptional regulator, which produces MTKPEFTLDRCLGFLANRVYRSFQKEVDRLLQPLGLTTAQFCVLMKLYNQDGITQSALAQKLHIESPTLVRIIDRLEEAGLVRRRPSPKDRRAYRIVLTNRGRELEKQLRKVGETVRSKATRGMTEQESEKLRDYMMLVWENLEAQD; this is translated from the coding sequence ATGACTAAGCCGGAGTTTACTCTAGACAGGTGTTTGGGGTTCTTAGCCAATCGAGTCTATCGTTCCTTTCAGAAGGAGGTGGATCGTCTCCTTCAACCCCTGGGGCTGACCACCGCTCAGTTTTGTGTTTTAATGAAACTCTACAATCAGGACGGCATCACCCAAAGTGCTCTGGCTCAAAAACTCCACATAGAAAGCCCCACTTTAGTGCGCATTATTGATCGCTTGGAAGAGGCGGGGTTGGTAAGACGTCGGCCCTCACCAAAGGATCGCCGGGCTTATCGTATAGTCCTTACCAATCGGGGACGGGAGCTGGAAAAACAGCTTCGCAAAGTAGGGGAGACAGTCAGAAGCAAGGCTACCCGGGGGATGACAGAGCAGGAGTCAGAGAAGCTCAGAGATTACATGATGCTCGTTTGGGAAAACCTGGAGGCTCAAGATTAG
- a CDS encoding endonuclease III domain-containing protein encodes MNRSQRLIELYHLLLNHFGPQGWWPAKTSFEVCVGAILTQNTNWQNVEKAIANLRRQDLLDPEALWRVPTDHLAHLIRPAGYYNLKARRLKNFLEFVMEGWQGDLEAMFAEGLSLRPRLLAVSGIGPETADSILLYAGHLPIFVVDAYTKRILHRHLLVPEEAGYQEIQDFFMENLPEDVQLYQEYHALLVALGKNFCLKGRPRCPQCPAKGW; translated from the coding sequence TTGAACCGTTCGCAGAGGCTTATTGAGCTCTATCATTTGCTTCTGAATCATTTTGGCCCCCAGGGGTGGTGGCCGGCTAAGACCTCTTTTGAGGTCTGTGTGGGGGCTATCCTTACCCAGAACACCAACTGGCAGAACGTAGAAAAGGCTATAGCCAATCTCCGCCGTCAAGATCTTCTTGACCCCGAGGCCTTGTGGAGGGTGCCTACAGACCATCTGGCCCACCTTATTCGGCCAGCCGGATACTACAATCTGAAGGCCAGACGGCTCAAGAACTTTCTGGAGTTTGTTATGGAGGGCTGGCAGGGTGATCTTGAAGCCATGTTTGCCGAAGGCCTGTCGTTGCGGCCGCGGCTTTTGGCTGTCTCTGGTATTGGCCCGGAGACAGCGGATTCAATTCTCCTTTATGCCGGTCACCTGCCGATCTTCGTGGTGGACGCCTACACTAAGCGCATACTTCATCGTCACCTTCTTGTTCCTGAGGAGGCCGGTTACCAAGAGATTCAGGATTTTTTTATGGAGAACCTGCCAGAGGACGTTCAGCTTTATCAGGAATACCACGCCCTTTTGGTGGCCTTAGGGAAGAACTTTTGCCTAAAGGGCCGCCCCCGGTGTCCTCAATGTCCGGCAAAGGGGTGGTGA
- a CDS encoding adenylosuccinate synthase yields the protein MANVIVVGTQWGDEGKGKIVDLLTSRAQVIVRFQGGNNAGHTLVVGGEKYILHLIPSGILNADDKTCLIGNGVVVDPEVLLKEIETLNQRGYPVPPGKLYLSENAHLIMPYHKAIDHGREARKGKKAIGTTGRGIGPCYEDKIARRGIKVIDLLDENLFAEKLRDVLEEKNFYLEKFLGVNPLPFEAIYDTYLSFGRQLAPYVTNVSVKLAEAMEAGKSILFEGAQGTQLDIDHGTYPFVTSSNTVAGGACCGAGIGPTKIDVVLGICKAYTTRVGGGPFPTELTDEVGDHLQRQGAEFGSTTGRKRRCGWLDIVVLREAVRLNGLTALAITKLDVLSGLKSLKICTAYQYEGQIFRSMPANINQVAQAQPIYEELEGWSEDISGVRAFEELPSAAQNYIRRIEELAGVPVWLISVGASREETIILHHPFAGH from the coding sequence ATGGCCAATGTGATCGTCGTCGGAACCCAGTGGGGAGATGAAGGTAAAGGCAAGATTGTCGATCTGCTCACCTCCAGGGCCCAGGTAATTGTTCGTTTTCAGGGTGGAAACAACGCCGGCCATACCTTAGTGGTCGGTGGAGAGAAATACATCCTTCATCTCATCCCTTCGGGAATCCTCAATGCTGACGACAAAACCTGTCTTATCGGCAACGGCGTAGTGGTGGATCCCGAGGTCCTTCTTAAGGAGATAGAAACCCTTAATCAACGAGGCTATCCGGTACCCCCGGGAAAACTTTATTTAAGTGAAAATGCTCATCTTATCATGCCCTACCACAAGGCTATTGACCACGGCCGAGAGGCCCGCAAGGGCAAAAAGGCCATTGGAACCACTGGCCGAGGCATTGGTCCCTGCTATGAAGACAAAATTGCCCGGCGGGGGATAAAAGTTATTGATCTCTTAGACGAGAATCTCTTTGCCGAAAAACTTCGTGACGTTCTGGAAGAAAAAAACTTTTATCTGGAAAAGTTCCTGGGAGTTAACCCTCTCCCCTTTGAAGCAATTTATGATACTTATCTATCCTTCGGCAGACAGCTGGCCCCTTATGTAACCAACGTCTCTGTCAAGCTGGCCGAGGCCATGGAGGCCGGGAAGAGCATCCTCTTTGAGGGAGCCCAGGGCACCCAACTTGATATCGACCACGGTACTTATCCTTTTGTGACCTCCTCCAACACTGTGGCCGGCGGAGCCTGCTGCGGTGCCGGTATTGGCCCCACCAAGATTGACGTTGTTCTGGGAATCTGTAAGGCCTATACCACCAGGGTCGGTGGAGGCCCGTTCCCTACCGAACTTACTGACGAGGTCGGGGATCATCTCCAGCGCCAAGGGGCCGAGTTTGGCTCCACCACCGGTCGAAAAAGGCGCTGTGGCTGGCTGGATATAGTCGTCCTTAGAGAGGCCGTCCGCCTCAATGGTCTTACGGCCCTAGCTATTACCAAGCTTGATGTTCTCTCCGGCCTTAAGTCCCTTAAAATATGCACAGCCTATCAGTATGAAGGCCAGATCTTCCGATCCATGCCGGCCAACATCAACCAGGTGGCCCAGGCCCAACCCATCTATGAAGAACTCGAAGGTTGGTCTGAGGATATTTCCGGAGTGCGGGCCTTTGAAGAACTCCCCTCGGCGGCCCAAAACTATATCCGACGCATTGAGGAACTGGCGGGAGTACCTGTCTGGCTTATCTCTGTGGGGGCTTCTCGAGAAGAAACTATCATTCTTCACCACCCCTTTGCCGGACATTGA
- the polA gene encoding DNA polymerase I: MNRNDYLYLIDASSYVFRAYFAITGHLSNRRGLPTKAIYGFTNMVWKVLRERRPTYMALVFDAPGPTFRHEMYEAYKANRPEMPADLIPQLPYIKEIGQALGIPILEIEGYEADDIIATLARRIDHQVVIISGDKDFLQLVSDRVIIWDPMKNIIYDRKAVERRFGLPPEKLLDVMALTGDSSDNIPGVPGIGEKTAIKLIREFGSLEALLERVEEVSRPRLRELLKAHAEAARISKELIRLKDNAPVSLDLSHYRLREPDWPRLRELFRELDFTRLLRELPPEKTISYDDYHLVTSEEELKDLVAQARGAALLVVDLEATDKDPLRAEIVGVALCFSPPKAYYIPVGHKVLTSPDQLSFETVKRHLAPLIEDERVPVVGQNIKYDLILLRRQGIELRGLAGDTMVASYLLDPTRRAHNLDDLAQEYLGHKMISYRELVGKGGSFADVGLEEAKIYACEDAHVTYLLHEKMWPLLKEHSLWPLFMEVEIPLIYVLAEMEIVGVKIDLVYLRELSREFERRLLELEERIYALAGEAFNINSTRRLGSILFDKLGLPRLKKTRKKTGYSTDVEVLEELAALHELPRLVLEYRTLAKLKSTYVDALPRMVNPLDGRLHTSFNQTVTATGRLSSSEPNLQNIPVRGEEGTKIRRAFVPEEGHLLLSADYSQIDLRVLAHYSQDQTLVEAFARGEDIHARTAMEIFGVPREMVTSEMRRVAKTINFGIVYGMSPYGLAKELKIGRREAAAFIERYFERYPGVRDYMQQIVAEAREKGYVATIFGRKRYLPDINSPNRAAREFAERTAINTPIQGSAADIIKLAMIEIHRSIKKEEMPAKMILQVHDELLFEIPEPQVEDVARRIVELMETVVTLRVPLKVNVSWGKSWAELK, translated from the coding sequence ATGAATAGAAACGACTATCTTTATCTGATCGATGCCAGTTCTTATGTCTTCCGGGCCTATTTTGCCATAACCGGCCATCTTTCCAACCGTCGGGGGCTCCCAACAAAGGCCATCTACGGCTTTACCAACATGGTCTGGAAGGTTTTAAGGGAAAGGCGTCCCACTTATATGGCCCTGGTCTTTGACGCTCCGGGTCCCACCTTTCGCCACGAGATGTACGAGGCCTACAAGGCCAACCGTCCAGAGATGCCTGCGGATCTCATCCCTCAACTACCTTACATTAAAGAAATCGGTCAGGCCCTAGGGATCCCCATCCTGGAGATCGAGGGCTACGAGGCTGATGACATTATTGCTACTTTAGCCCGCAGGATAGACCATCAGGTGGTTATTATCTCTGGAGACAAAGATTTTCTCCAGCTTGTCTCCGACCGGGTCATAATTTGGGATCCGATGAAAAACATAATCTACGATCGAAAGGCTGTAGAAAGACGCTTTGGCCTCCCCCCTGAGAAACTTCTCGATGTTATGGCCCTTACGGGAGACTCCTCAGACAACATTCCTGGTGTCCCGGGTATCGGTGAGAAGACAGCCATTAAACTCATCCGGGAGTTTGGTTCCCTGGAGGCCCTCCTTGAAAGGGTTGAGGAGGTCTCTCGCCCTAGGTTAAGGGAACTCCTTAAGGCCCATGCCGAGGCCGCAAGGATCTCCAAGGAGCTGATCAGGCTCAAAGACAATGCTCCGGTGAGCCTGGATCTCTCGCACTATCGCCTCCGGGAGCCAGACTGGCCACGCCTGAGGGAGCTCTTCCGGGAGCTTGATTTTACCCGGCTCTTAAGGGAGCTACCTCCGGAGAAGACTATCTCTTATGATGATTATCATCTGGTAACCAGCGAAGAAGAGCTTAAGGACTTGGTGGCCCAGGCCCGTGGGGCCGCCCTCCTGGTTGTTGATCTTGAGGCCACAGATAAGGACCCTCTCCGAGCAGAGATTGTCGGGGTGGCCCTTTGTTTTTCTCCCCCCAAGGCCTATTATATCCCCGTGGGGCATAAGGTTTTAACCAGTCCCGATCAACTCTCCTTTGAGACGGTCAAGAGACACTTGGCCCCTCTTATAGAAGATGAGAGGGTTCCTGTAGTCGGTCAGAACATCAAGTATGATCTTATTCTCCTCCGCCGCCAGGGGATAGAGCTTAGAGGGTTGGCCGGTGATACTATGGTCGCCTCTTATCTGCTTGACCCCACCCGTCGCGCCCATAATCTGGACGATCTGGCCCAGGAATATCTGGGGCACAAGATGATCTCTTACCGAGAGTTGGTGGGCAAGGGCGGTAGTTTCGCCGATGTGGGCCTTGAGGAGGCCAAGATCTATGCCTGTGAGGATGCCCACGTGACCTACCTTCTCCATGAGAAGATGTGGCCCCTGCTTAAAGAACACTCCCTCTGGCCTCTTTTTATGGAGGTAGAAATTCCCTTAATTTATGTCTTGGCGGAGATGGAGATCGTCGGGGTCAAGATAGATCTCGTCTATCTCCGGGAGCTCTCGCGGGAGTTTGAAAGAAGGCTTCTTGAGCTTGAAGAGCGCATATATGCCCTGGCCGGAGAGGCCTTTAATATCAACTCTACCCGGCGTTTGGGATCAATTCTTTTTGATAAGTTGGGACTACCTCGCCTGAAAAAGACCAGGAAAAAGACGGGCTACTCCACAGATGTCGAAGTCTTGGAGGAGCTGGCGGCCCTTCACGAACTGCCTCGTTTGGTTCTTGAGTATCGGACTTTGGCCAAACTTAAGTCCACCTATGTTGATGCCTTGCCCCGGATGGTAAACCCCCTTGATGGTCGTCTCCACACTTCTTTTAACCAGACCGTTACGGCCACTGGCCGTCTCTCAAGCTCGGAGCCCAACCTTCAAAATATTCCTGTTCGCGGGGAAGAGGGAACCAAAATAAGACGGGCCTTTGTTCCCGAGGAGGGCCACCTTCTTCTTTCTGCAGATTATTCCCAGATTGATCTCAGGGTCCTGGCCCATTATTCCCAGGACCAAACTCTGGTTGAGGCCTTCGCCCGGGGGGAGGATATCCATGCCCGGACGGCCATGGAGATCTTTGGGGTTCCTCGAGAGATGGTCACTTCGGAGATGCGGCGAGTGGCCAAGACTATCAACTTTGGTATCGTTTATGGTATGAGCCCTTATGGCCTGGCCAAAGAGCTTAAAATTGGCCGTCGGGAGGCCGCTGCCTTTATCGAACGTTATTTTGAGAGATATCCCGGGGTGCGGGATTACATGCAGCAGATTGTAGCGGAGGCCCGAGAAAAGGGTTATGTGGCTACCATTTTCGGCCGAAAAAGATATCTGCCAGATATAAATAGTCCTAACCGGGCGGCCCGGGAGTTTGCCGAGCGAACAGCCATTAATACTCCCATTCAGGGGTCGGCGGCGGACATCATCAAACTGGCGATGATAGAAATCCATCGCTCCATAAAGAAAGAGGAAATGCCGGCCAAAATGATTCTCCAGGTTCACGATGAACTTCTTTTTGAAATCCCGGAGCCTCAGGTGGAAGATGTGGCCCGGCGTATTGTCGAACTCATGGAGACGGTGGTCACACTTCGGGTTCCTCTGAAAGTCAATGTCTCTTGGGGGAAGAGCTGGGCCGAGCTTAAATAA
- a CDS encoding flagellar brake protein: MIDQGPRGLVFDKPPRWQPISRKLRVVFRDSSNIWHHFESHFLGQDEKGLRLAYPELLFRLERRQFYRIETPAKSQALYHYKGKEGRGRIKDLSLGGMALTGYSLEVPLREFMEEITLELWLNETTPYPPICLAKAEVVRLVETQELKLMGVKFHLTLREEEVLLQYIRKREVELLKLRRED, from the coding sequence TTGATAGATCAAGGACCACGAGGGCTTGTTTTTGATAAGCCGCCCCGATGGCAGCCTATCTCTCGTAAGCTCCGGGTGGTTTTCCGAGACTCCAGTAATATCTGGCATCACTTTGAGAGTCATTTTCTCGGCCAGGATGAAAAAGGCCTTCGGCTGGCTTATCCTGAGCTTCTCTTCCGTCTAGAAAGAAGACAGTTCTACCGCATTGAGACCCCGGCTAAATCTCAGGCCCTTTATCACTACAAGGGAAAAGAGGGACGCGGGCGCATAAAGGACCTCTCCTTGGGGGGAATGGCCCTCACCGGATACAGTCTAGAAGTCCCTCTTCGGGAGTTTATGGAAGAGATCACCCTGGAGCTATGGCTCAATGAAACCACTCCTTACCCTCCTATATGTCTAGCCAAGGCAGAGGTGGTCAGACTGGTTGAAACCCAGGAGTTGAAACTCATGGGGGTCAAGTTTCATCTGACACTCCGGGAAGAAGAAGTCCTCCTTCAGTATATTCGCAAGCGAGAGGTTGAACTCCTTAAGCTGCGGCGGGAGGACTAA
- a CDS encoding DUF763 domain-containing protein — MARRVGVANLPLHGGRAPGWLFNRMVRLARAICLLIVEDYGPEEFLRRLADPFWFQALGCVLGFDWHSSGVTTTVCGALKLALKDIGPEVGIFVCGGKGATSRKTPAEIVAVCEKEALPQSFVSLVQASRLSAKVDNTALQDGYTLYHHSFFFTRSGLWAVVQQGMNETAGFARRYHWLAEKVRDFVCEPHAAICAQEVARPLNLVASESALAREVITALAREHPEANLRTLLGLKRLDLPARHGIKASDLLPRGMEKILIRTYEAQPQSFEGLLSIKGLGPKALRALALTAEVVHGVPVSRRDPARYAFAHGGKDGHPFPVDRQAYDQTTAFLEDVLARARLGDRDRLSAIRRLSQWRLFPS, encoded by the coding sequence ATGGCCAGAAGGGTAGGGGTAGCCAATCTTCCTCTTCATGGAGGGCGGGCCCCCGGCTGGCTTTTTAATCGGATGGTCCGTTTGGCCCGGGCCATCTGTCTCCTGATCGTCGAAGATTATGGGCCAGAAGAGTTCTTGCGCCGCTTAGCTGATCCCTTCTGGTTTCAGGCCCTTGGCTGTGTGCTCGGTTTTGACTGGCATTCCTCAGGAGTAACTACTACCGTCTGTGGGGCTCTTAAGCTGGCCCTAAAGGACATTGGCCCGGAGGTAGGCATTTTTGTCTGTGGGGGGAAGGGGGCTACCTCCCGTAAGACTCCGGCTGAGATTGTGGCTGTTTGTGAAAAAGAGGCCCTCCCCCAGAGCTTTGTCTCCCTTGTTCAGGCCAGTCGGCTTTCGGCCAAGGTGGATAATACTGCCCTTCAGGATGGCTACACCCTTTATCATCATAGCTTCTTCTTTACCCGTTCCGGTCTTTGGGCGGTGGTTCAGCAGGGAATGAACGAGACAGCAGGTTTTGCCCGGCGCTATCACTGGTTGGCCGAAAAAGTCCGGGATTTTGTCTGTGAACCACACGCGGCCATATGTGCTCAGGAAGTGGCCCGTCCCCTTAATCTGGTGGCCTCCGAGAGTGCTCTGGCCCGGGAGGTCATTACCGCCCTGGCCAGAGAGCATCCGGAGGCCAACCTTCGGACTCTTTTGGGCCTTAAGCGTCTTGATCTTCCGGCCCGGCATGGGATCAAGGCCTCTGATCTTTTGCCCCGGGGGATGGAAAAGATTCTCATCCGCACTTATGAAGCCCAGCCCCAGAGTTTTGAGGGGCTTCTTTCTATAAAAGGGCTGGGCCCTAAGGCCTTAAGGGCCCTGGCCCTTACCGCCGAAGTGGTTCACGGAGTTCCGGTCTCAAGGCGGGATCCGGCCCGATATGCCTTTGCCCATGGGGGAAAAGATGGTCATCCATTTCCGGTGGATCGTCAGGCCTACGACCAGACCACCGCCTTTCTGGAGGATGTCCTGGCCCGGGCCCGGCTGGGAGACAGGGATCGTTTGTCGGCCATCAGGCGTCTTTCTCAATGGCGGCTTTTTCCGTCTTAA
- the scpB gene encoding SMC-Scp complex subunit ScpB, with protein sequence MSELTPAGLKRALEAILFAAEGPLSLERLARSFPEFPRTALRAALRELVAEYQGRGIEIREVAGGFRFQTAPDLAEFVVRIRQANPIKLSRAALETLAIVAYRQPITRAEIEDIRGVDSSAPLKMLLERKLIKIVGRKEVLGRPLLYGTTDYFLEVFELRNLSDLPDLKELEDLERPGEGESTPLFKTEKAAIEKDA encoded by the coding sequence ATGTCTGAACTCACTCCCGCTGGGCTTAAACGGGCCCTTGAGGCCATTCTTTTCGCCGCTGAGGGCCCCCTTTCTCTGGAGAGATTGGCCCGAAGCTTCCCGGAGTTTCCCCGAACGGCCCTGAGAGCTGCCTTAAGGGAGCTGGTAGCAGAGTATCAGGGACGGGGGATAGAGATTCGGGAGGTGGCCGGAGGTTTCCGTTTTCAAACAGCCCCGGATCTGGCCGAGTTTGTCGTCCGCATCCGGCAGGCCAATCCAATAAAACTCTCCCGGGCCGCCCTTGAGACTTTAGCCATCGTCGCCTACCGCCAGCCTATCACCCGGGCCGAAATAGAGGATATCCGGGGGGTGGACAGCAGTGCTCCCCTTAAAATGCTCCTAGAGAGAAAACTTATCAAGATTGTCGGACGCAAAGAAGTTCTGGGAAGACCGCTTCTTTACGGAACCACTGATTACTTCCTAGAGGTCTTTGAGCTTCGAAATCTATCAGACCTTCCGGACCTAAAGGAACTGGAAGATCTCGAACGGCCCGGCGAGGGTGAAAGCACCCCCCTCTTTAAGACGGAAAAAGCCGCCATTGAGAAAGACGCCTGA